One Microtus pennsylvanicus isolate mMicPen1 chromosome 3, mMicPen1.hap1, whole genome shotgun sequence DNA window includes the following coding sequences:
- the LOC142846831 gene encoding olfactory receptor 7D11-like, whose protein sequence is METENNTVIPEFLIVGLSDNPELQPILFGLFLSMYLVTVLGNLLIILAVSSSSHLHTPMYFFLSNLSFIDICLISTTIPKMLVNMHSQRKDISYRECHTQVYFFNTLVGMDNFLLTLMAYDRFVAICHPLHYTVIMSPWVCTLLVLILWIIMFWVSLTHILLLNELKFSRGTEIPHFFCELAQVIKVANSDTHVINVFMYVLTSLLGVIPMIGIIMSYSQIISSLLRMSSTVSKYKAFSTCGSHLCVVSLFYGSGLGVYFSSSVSHSQRRMIASLMYTVISPMLNPFIYCLRNKDVKDALGELVNRVASCPYILRTLRQIL, encoded by the coding sequence ATGGAAACAGAGAACAACACAGTGATACCAGAATTTCTCATTGTGGGCCTCTCAGATAATCCTGAACTgcagcccattctctttggactGTTCCTGTCCATGTACCTGGTCACAGTGCTTGGGAACCTGCTCATCATCCTGGCTGTCAGCTCTAGCTCCCACctccacactcccatgtacttcttcctctccaaCCTGTCTTTTATTGACATATGTTTAATCTCAACTACAATACCAAAGATGCTGGTGAACATGCATTCACAGAGAAAGGACATCTCCTACAGAGAATGCCATACACAGGTATATTTTTTTAATACTCTAGTTGGAATGGATAATTTTTTACTTACTTTAATGGCCTATGATCGCTTTGTAGCTATCTGCCATCCCCTCCACTACACTGTTATCATGAGTCCTTGGGTATGTACCCTTCTGGTCCTGATACTTTGGATCATCATGTTCTGGGTCTCCCTGACTCATATCCTATTGCTGAATGAATTGAAATTCTCCAGAGGAACTGAAATCCCACATTTCTTCTGTGAACTGGCACAAGTTATCAAGGTAGCCAACTCTGATACTCACGTCATTAATGTCTTTATGTATGTGCTGACTTCCCTATTAGGTGTGATTCCTATGATAGGAATCATTATGTCTTATTCACAGATTATCTCATCCTTGTTAAGGATGTCCTCTACTGTGAGTAAGTACAAAGCCTTTTCCACCTGTGGGTCTCACCTCTGTGTGGTCTCCTTGTTCTATGGGTCAGGACTTGGAGTTTACTTCAGCTCCTCTGTTTCTCATTCTCAGAGAAGAATGATTGCCTCATTGATGTATACTGTGATCAGTCCCATGCTGAACCCATTCATATATTGCCTGAGAAACAAGGATGTGAAGGATGCTCTTGGAGAACTTGTCAACAGAGTTGCCTCATGTCCATACATACTGAGAACTCTAAGACAAATTTTATGA